The proteins below come from a single Trachemys scripta elegans isolate TJP31775 chromosome 16, CAS_Tse_1.0, whole genome shotgun sequence genomic window:
- the LOC117888601 gene encoding zinc finger protein OZF-like isoform X1, whose product MECRKEPRVSILPDPSEWLNQRGACKADHQILSQTEEDTPQREGAGKAESRGASAERTGGDVLQQIKPGAEGNPVEKDHLTSTTPLGARRPRGDVTQQSLRGAVENSTERDLQDVTTRRPGGDISQQSLCGAGENPTERDLLDPPASRCPGACADCGKTFSLSSNLLRHRRTHLGQKPYRCVECGKAFAQSQHLLAHQRVHTGERPFLCTQCGKSFSQSQHLRTHRQTHGGQRPHQCPECGQSFSQTSNLLKHRRGHLGHKPFRCAQCGKGFGESSTLIRHQRTHTGERPYRCPACGKAFSQSSNLLKHQRTHTGERPYRCEQCGKAFGKSSAAILHQRTHTGERPYPCPQCGKRFSQRPHLAAHCRVHTGEKPFACLQCGRIFSQSATLSRHRRTHRLEGEQAGEAPRPGEDGGLEKAAPCENSARWGERVAGEHQYGYSGL is encoded by the exons ATGGAATGCAGGAAAGAACCCCGTGTCTCAATTCTCCCAGACCCCAGCGAATGGCTGAATCAAAGAGGTGCCTGCAAAG CAGATCACCAGATCCTGAGCCAAACTGAAGAGGACACCCCGCAGCGGGAGGGCGCTGGGAAAGCGGAGTCGCGCGGGGCGTCAGCAGAGAGAACTGGAGGGGACGTCTTGCAGCAGATcaagcctggggcagagggaaacCCCGTGGAGAAAGATCACCTTACCTCCACCACCCCACTGGGGGCCAGGCGACCCCGaggggatgtcacccagcagagTCTGCGGGGGGCCGTGGAAAACTCCACAGAGCGGGATCTCCAAGACGTCACCACCAGGAGACCTGGAGGGGACATCTCCCAGCAGAGCTTGTGTGGGGCCGGGGAAAACCCCACTGAGCGGGATCTCCTAGACCCACCGGCATCCCGGTGTCCCGGCGCCTGTGCCGACTGCGGGAAAACCTTCAGCCTGAGCTCGAACTTGCTGCGTCACCGTCGCACCCACCTGGGTCAGAAGCCCTACCGGTGCGTTGAATGCGGCAAGGCCTttgcccagagccagcacctcctggcCCACCAGCGGGTCCACACGGGCGAGCGTCCCTTCCTCTGCACccagtgcgggaagagcttctcccagagccagcacctgcGCACCCACCGGCAGACCCACGGGGGCCAGCGGCCCCACCAGTGCCCCGAGTGCGGGCAGAGCTTCAGCCAGACCTCCAACCTCCTCAAACACCGCAGGGGCCACCTGGGCCACAAGCCTTTCCGGTGCGCCCAGTGCGGCAAAGGGTTTGGGGAGAGCTCCACCCTGATCCGccaccagcgcacccacaccgGCGAGCGGCCCTACCGCTGCCCGGCCTGCGGCAAGGCCTTCAGCCAGAGCTCCAACCTCCTCAagcaccagcgcacccacaccgGCGAACGGCCCTACCGCTGCGAGCAGTGCGGCAAGGCCTTCGGCAAGAGCTCCGCCGCCATCCTgcaccagcgcacccacaccgGCGAGCGGCCCTACCCCTGCCCCCAATGCGGCAAGCGCTTCAGCCAGCGCCCCCACCTGGCCGCCCACTGTCGCGTCCACACCGGTGAGAAGCCCTTCGCCTGCCTCCAGTGCGGCCGCATCTTCAGCCAGAGCGCCACGCTGAGCCGGCACCGCCGCACGCACCGGCTGGAGGGGGAGCAGGCGGGGGAGGCGCCCCGACCGGGAGAAGACGGGGGTTTGGAGAAGGCGGCGCCGTGCGAGAATAGTGCACGGTGGGGGGAGCGCGTGGCCGGGGAGCACCAATAC GGCTACTCCGGCCTGTGA
- the LOC117888601 gene encoding zinc finger protein OZF-like isoform X2, which yields MECRKEPRVSILPDPSEWLNQRGACKDHQILSQTEEDTPQREGAGKAESRGASAERTGGDVLQQIKPGAEGNPVEKDHLTSTTPLGARRPRGDVTQQSLRGAVENSTERDLQDVTTRRPGGDISQQSLCGAGENPTERDLLDPPASRCPGACADCGKTFSLSSNLLRHRRTHLGQKPYRCVECGKAFAQSQHLLAHQRVHTGERPFLCTQCGKSFSQSQHLRTHRQTHGGQRPHQCPECGQSFSQTSNLLKHRRGHLGHKPFRCAQCGKGFGESSTLIRHQRTHTGERPYRCPACGKAFSQSSNLLKHQRTHTGERPYRCEQCGKAFGKSSAAILHQRTHTGERPYPCPQCGKRFSQRPHLAAHCRVHTGEKPFACLQCGRIFSQSATLSRHRRTHRLEGEQAGEAPRPGEDGGLEKAAPCENSARWGERVAGEHQYGYSGL from the exons ATGGAATGCAGGAAAGAACCCCGTGTCTCAATTCTCCCAGACCCCAGCGAATGGCTGAATCAAAGAGGTGCCTGCAAAG ATCACCAGATCCTGAGCCAAACTGAAGAGGACACCCCGCAGCGGGAGGGCGCTGGGAAAGCGGAGTCGCGCGGGGCGTCAGCAGAGAGAACTGGAGGGGACGTCTTGCAGCAGATcaagcctggggcagagggaaacCCCGTGGAGAAAGATCACCTTACCTCCACCACCCCACTGGGGGCCAGGCGACCCCGaggggatgtcacccagcagagTCTGCGGGGGGCCGTGGAAAACTCCACAGAGCGGGATCTCCAAGACGTCACCACCAGGAGACCTGGAGGGGACATCTCCCAGCAGAGCTTGTGTGGGGCCGGGGAAAACCCCACTGAGCGGGATCTCCTAGACCCACCGGCATCCCGGTGTCCCGGCGCCTGTGCCGACTGCGGGAAAACCTTCAGCCTGAGCTCGAACTTGCTGCGTCACCGTCGCACCCACCTGGGTCAGAAGCCCTACCGGTGCGTTGAATGCGGCAAGGCCTttgcccagagccagcacctcctggcCCACCAGCGGGTCCACACGGGCGAGCGTCCCTTCCTCTGCACccagtgcgggaagagcttctcccagagccagcacctgcGCACCCACCGGCAGACCCACGGGGGCCAGCGGCCCCACCAGTGCCCCGAGTGCGGGCAGAGCTTCAGCCAGACCTCCAACCTCCTCAAACACCGCAGGGGCCACCTGGGCCACAAGCCTTTCCGGTGCGCCCAGTGCGGCAAAGGGTTTGGGGAGAGCTCCACCCTGATCCGccaccagcgcacccacaccgGCGAGCGGCCCTACCGCTGCCCGGCCTGCGGCAAGGCCTTCAGCCAGAGCTCCAACCTCCTCAagcaccagcgcacccacaccgGCGAACGGCCCTACCGCTGCGAGCAGTGCGGCAAGGCCTTCGGCAAGAGCTCCGCCGCCATCCTgcaccagcgcacccacaccgGCGAGCGGCCCTACCCCTGCCCCCAATGCGGCAAGCGCTTCAGCCAGCGCCCCCACCTGGCCGCCCACTGTCGCGTCCACACCGGTGAGAAGCCCTTCGCCTGCCTCCAGTGCGGCCGCATCTTCAGCCAGAGCGCCACGCTGAGCCGGCACCGCCGCACGCACCGGCTGGAGGGGGAGCAGGCGGGGGAGGCGCCCCGACCGGGAGAAGACGGGGGTTTGGAGAAGGCGGCGCCGTGCGAGAATAGTGCACGGTGGGGGGAGCGCGTGGCCGGGGAGCACCAATAC GGCTACTCCGGCCTGTGA